The Helianthus annuus cultivar XRQ/B chromosome 16, HanXRQr2.0-SUNRISE, whole genome shotgun sequence genome includes a window with the following:
- the LOC110918587 gene encoding uncharacterized protein LOC110918587 isoform X2 — translation MLKKKKKDEDEVESVNFSLGSQVSEIDDSGDCLENYKDVDVVSVLPESHTLASTDGNYRSKDVRIGSQEDGYLDYDSGVDKLTALPFEFQKTERASHRKGMAPFSKQAPSKWDDAQKWIASPTSSRVKTEPAVKKTSHGNRQPVTKTVVEVCDQRLVPYEEPDTKLIDLSHSKEDKGHVNWEGDSYSKAVLMIGDSVGDSEINLSRHDTSISIQNMTSVPPPSTARSVSMRDMGTEMTPIASQEPSRTGTPVRATTPSRSPNTSRSTTPERTGPVSSTSNHSNPRLESSGNKELSEKELQLKTRREIQALGTQLGKTNIAAWASKEEAKVASDSVKDENTGKNAIEIRAAAWEDAEKAKYMARFKREEIKIEAWENHQKAKTEAEMRRIEVEVERMRGGAHDRLMNKLAAARHKAEEKRAAAEAKRSREAARAEEQAEYIRKTGRIPSSFSCYCWCF, via the exons atgttgaagaagaagaagaaagatgaaGATGAGGTTGAGAGTGTTAATTTCTCTTTGGGATCTCAAGTTTCTGAGATTGATGATTCTG GTGATTGTTTAGAGAATTATAAAGATGTTGATGTTGTTAGTGTACTTCCCGAAAGCCATACGTTAGCAAGTACTGACGGTAACTATAGATCGAAAGATGTAAGAATCGGGTCGCAAGAAGACGGTTATCTGGACTATGATAGTGGTGTTGACAAGTTAACTGCATTGCCCTTTGAGTTTCAGAAGACCGAACGGGCCTCACATAGAAAAGGGATGGCTCCGTTTTCGAAACAAGCACCATCGAAATGGGATGATGCCCAGAAATGGATAGCCAGTCCTACGTCTAGCCGTGTGAAAACCGAACCGGCTGTGAAGAAAACTAGCCATGGAAATCGCCAACCGGTTACTAAAACCGTGGTTGAAGTTTGTGATCAGAGATTGGTTCCGTATGAAGAGCCTGATACTAAACTGATTGATTTGAGTCACTCTAAGGAGGATAAAGGGCATGTGAATTGGGAGGGTGATTCGTATAGCAAAGCGGTGTTGATGATTGGAGATTCGGTTGGTGATTCTGAAA TTAATTTGAGTCGGCACGATACTTCTATATCAATTCAAAACATGACATCCGTCCCACCTCCGTCAACTGCGAGATCAGTATCAATGAGAGACATGGGCACCGAGATGACTCCAATTGCTAGCCAAGAACCTTCTAGAACCGGAACCCCGGTAAGGGCGACAACTCCGAGCCGGAGTCCAAATACTTCTAGATCCACAACTCCGGAAAGAACTGGCCCGGTTTCATCGACTAGCAACCATTCAAACCCGCGGTTAGAATCTTCCGGAAACAAAGAATTATCTGAAAAGGAGTTGCAGTTAAAAACTAGAAGAGAGATACAAGCTCTTGGAACACAGTTAGGGAAGACGAATATTGCTGCGTGGGCTAGCAAGGAAGAAGCTAAAGTTGCATCGGATTCAGTAAAAGATGAAAACACGGGTAAAAATGCGATAGAGATACGGGCTGCAGCTTGGGAGGATGCTGAGAAAGCCAAGTATATGGCTAG GTTCAAACGCGAGGAGATAAAGATAGAGGCATGGGAAAACCATCAAAAAGCGAAGACCGAAGCTGAAATGAGGAGGATTGAG GTAGAGGTAGAACGGATGAGAGGTGGAGCACATGATCGACTAATGAACAAACTAGCAGCAGCAAGACACAAGGCGGAAGAGAAACGGGCTGCAGCAGAAGCCAAGAGAAGCCGGGAAGCGGCAAGGGCTGAAGAACAAGCGGAGTATATTCGTAAGACTGGAAGAATACCATCTTCTTTCTCATGTTATTGCTggtgtttttga
- the LOC110918587 gene encoding actin cytoskeleton-regulatory complex protein pan-1 isoform X1, which yields MDYQKINKSPPQGSGGGGLSPAKLRNMLKKKKKDEDEVESVNFSLGSQVSEIDDSGDCLENYKDVDVVSVLPESHTLASTDGNYRSKDVRIGSQEDGYLDYDSGVDKLTALPFEFQKTERASHRKGMAPFSKQAPSKWDDAQKWIASPTSSRVKTEPAVKKTSHGNRQPVTKTVVEVCDQRLVPYEEPDTKLIDLSHSKEDKGHVNWEGDSYSKAVLMIGDSVGDSEINLSRHDTSISIQNMTSVPPPSTARSVSMRDMGTEMTPIASQEPSRTGTPVRATTPSRSPNTSRSTTPERTGPVSSTSNHSNPRLESSGNKELSEKELQLKTRREIQALGTQLGKTNIAAWASKEEAKVASDSVKDENTGKNAIEIRAAAWEDAEKAKYMARFKREEIKIEAWENHQKAKTEAEMRRIEVEVERMRGGAHDRLMNKLAAARHKAEEKRAAAEAKRSREAARAEEQAEYIRKTGRIPSSFSCYCWCF from the exons ATGGATTACCAGAAGATAAACAAAAGCCCCCCACAG GGGAGTGGGGGTGGAGGGTTGTCTCCTGCAAAGTTGAGGAATatgttgaagaagaagaagaaagatgaaGATGAGGTTGAGAGTGTTAATTTCTCTTTGGGATCTCAAGTTTCTGAGATTGATGATTCTG GTGATTGTTTAGAGAATTATAAAGATGTTGATGTTGTTAGTGTACTTCCCGAAAGCCATACGTTAGCAAGTACTGACGGTAACTATAGATCGAAAGATGTAAGAATCGGGTCGCAAGAAGACGGTTATCTGGACTATGATAGTGGTGTTGACAAGTTAACTGCATTGCCCTTTGAGTTTCAGAAGACCGAACGGGCCTCACATAGAAAAGGGATGGCTCCGTTTTCGAAACAAGCACCATCGAAATGGGATGATGCCCAGAAATGGATAGCCAGTCCTACGTCTAGCCGTGTGAAAACCGAACCGGCTGTGAAGAAAACTAGCCATGGAAATCGCCAACCGGTTACTAAAACCGTGGTTGAAGTTTGTGATCAGAGATTGGTTCCGTATGAAGAGCCTGATACTAAACTGATTGATTTGAGTCACTCTAAGGAGGATAAAGGGCATGTGAATTGGGAGGGTGATTCGTATAGCAAAGCGGTGTTGATGATTGGAGATTCGGTTGGTGATTCTGAAA TTAATTTGAGTCGGCACGATACTTCTATATCAATTCAAAACATGACATCCGTCCCACCTCCGTCAACTGCGAGATCAGTATCAATGAGAGACATGGGCACCGAGATGACTCCAATTGCTAGCCAAGAACCTTCTAGAACCGGAACCCCGGTAAGGGCGACAACTCCGAGCCGGAGTCCAAATACTTCTAGATCCACAACTCCGGAAAGAACTGGCCCGGTTTCATCGACTAGCAACCATTCAAACCCGCGGTTAGAATCTTCCGGAAACAAAGAATTATCTGAAAAGGAGTTGCAGTTAAAAACTAGAAGAGAGATACAAGCTCTTGGAACACAGTTAGGGAAGACGAATATTGCTGCGTGGGCTAGCAAGGAAGAAGCTAAAGTTGCATCGGATTCAGTAAAAGATGAAAACACGGGTAAAAATGCGATAGAGATACGGGCTGCAGCTTGGGAGGATGCTGAGAAAGCCAAGTATATGGCTAG GTTCAAACGCGAGGAGATAAAGATAGAGGCATGGGAAAACCATCAAAAAGCGAAGACCGAAGCTGAAATGAGGAGGATTGAG GTAGAGGTAGAACGGATGAGAGGTGGAGCACATGATCGACTAATGAACAAACTAGCAGCAGCAAGACACAAGGCGGAAGAGAAACGGGCTGCAGCAGAAGCCAAGAGAAGCCGGGAAGCGGCAAGGGCTGAAGAACAAGCGGAGTATATTCGTAAGACTGGAAGAATACCATCTTCTTTCTCATGTTATTGCTggtgtttttga
- the LOC110918584 gene encoding rac-like GTP-binding protein RAC1 encodes MVNDSTIEWSTGQEDYNRLRPLSYRGADVFILAFSLISKANYEDITKKWIPELRHYAPGVPIILVGAKLDLHDDKQFLTDHPGAVPITTAQGEELRKLIGAPAYIECSSKTQQVTFQVLVLKRQIFVQLIVIWSSYFK; translated from the exons ATGGTCAACGACTCAACGATTGAGTGGTCAACTG GACAGGAAGATTACAACAGATTGAGACCTCTGAGTTATCGCGGTGCAGATGTTTTTATACTCGCGTTTTCACTAATTAGCAAGGCCAACTATGAAGATATCACTAAAAAG TGGATTCCTGAATTGAGGCATTACGCACCCGGAGTTCCAATAATCCTTGTTGGAGCAAAGCTAG ATCTTCATGATGATAAGCAGTTTTTAACGGACCATCCCGGTGCAGTTCCAATTACAACGGCTCAG GGAGAGGAGTTGAGGAAGCTAATCGGTGCTCCTGCTTACATTGAGTGTAGCTCAAAAACACAGCAGGTGACATTTCAAGTGCTGGTTTTGAAAAGACAAATATTTGTACAATTGATTGTAATATGGTCATCATATTTTAAGTGA
- the LOC110918583 gene encoding proteasome subunit beta type-2-A, whose translation MECVFGMVGKGFALVVADSSAVNSILVHKSNEDKIMVLDSHKLMGASGEAGDRAQFTEYVQKNVALYHYRNGIPLTTKAAANFMRGELATALRKNPYMVNIVLAGYDKETGPSLYFIDYIATLHKVDKAAFGYGSYFALSMMDRHYHPDMTVDEAIKLADQCIEEIRSRLVVAPQNFIIKIVDQDGAREHSWRRTTKD comes from the exons ATGGAATGTGTTTTCGGAATGGTGGGAAAAGGGTTTGCTCTGGTGGTAGCAGATTCATCGGCGGTCAACAGCATTCTCGTTCACAAATCAAACGAAGACAAGATCATGGTTCTTGATTCTCACAAGCTTATGGGCGCCAGTGGTGAAGCTGGTGATCG AGCTCAATTCACAGAGTATGTACAGAAAAATGTTGCTCTGTATCATTACCGAAACGGAATCCCATTGACTACCAAGGCTGCTGCAAATTTCATGCGTGGTGAGCTTGCAACAGCTCTAAGAAAG AATCCTTATATGGTGAACATTGTGCTAGCGGGCTATGACAAAGAAACAGGCCCATCTCTATACTTCATCGACTACATTGCAACCCTGCACAAGGTCGACAAGGCAGCATTTGGTTACGGGTCATACTTTGCATTGTCAATGATGGATCGTCACTACCACCCAGACATGACGGTTGATGAAGCCATCAAGCTAGCTGACCAGTGCATCGAGGAAATAAGATCCAGGCTCGTTGTGGCTCCACAGAATTTTATCAtcaagattgtggaccaagacgGGGCCCGTGAACACTCGTGGCGTAGGACCACAAAGGATTAA